Proteins encoded together in one Hymenobacter monticola window:
- a CDS encoding glycosyltransferase — protein MNSNFPLVSVFVASYNNARYIQQSLESVRQQTYPSIELIIVDDASTDSSVEVIREWLTQTGYEAKFIINETNLGVCKSSNVFLSHATGTYISWLASDDIMLPQKLDTQVTLLENSPQKVGVVYSDAVVIGADSKQYFSRFIQMHRQFVDVPQGYIFPVLLQDNYIPVMTALFRRSCFDECGWYDEDLNYEDWDILLRFARKFEFIYSDYVAAQYRVHSASLSQKLQSLTSLESSFKLLYKHIAINAECDAIIKGKLRHLLDRMYYLKSPRQREYMEKYYAYFNDEWLFKFALKSGLPYFRLLRIQRLLGRFTGKA, from the coding sequence ATGAATAGCAATTTTCCTTTAGTATCCGTATTTGTTGCTTCGTATAATAATGCTCGGTATATACAGCAGTCACTAGAGAGCGTACGGCAGCAAACCTACCCATCCATTGAACTCATCATTGTGGATGATGCTTCGACCGACAGTTCGGTAGAGGTAATTCGGGAATGGCTGACCCAAACTGGCTATGAGGCTAAATTTATTATCAACGAAACTAATTTAGGCGTATGTAAGTCGAGCAATGTTTTTCTAAGTCACGCCACTGGGACTTACATCTCATGGCTAGCTTCTGATGACATTATGCTGCCGCAGAAGCTGGATACTCAGGTTACATTGCTGGAAAATAGTCCTCAAAAGGTTGGGGTTGTGTACAGTGACGCCGTGGTGATTGGAGCTGATAGTAAGCAATATTTCAGTCGCTTCATTCAAATGCACCGGCAGTTTGTCGATGTTCCGCAGGGCTATATCTTCCCTGTGCTGCTGCAAGACAATTACATTCCGGTGATGACGGCACTGTTTCGCCGCAGCTGTTTTGATGAATGCGGCTGGTACGATGAAGACTTGAACTACGAAGATTGGGATATTCTACTACGCTTTGCCCGTAAATTCGAGTTTATATATTCTGATTATGTAGCAGCCCAGTATCGCGTCCATAGCGCTAGCTTAAGCCAGAAGTTACAGAGCCTAACGTCTCTGGAAAGCAGTTTTAAACTGCTATACAAACATATAGCCATCAATGCCGAATGTGATGCGATTATCAAGGGCAAACTTCGGCACCTGCTTGACCGGATGTATTATCTGAAGTCGCCCCGGCAACGGGAGTATATGGAGAAATACTACGCCTACTTCAACGACGAGTGGCTATTCAAATTTGCTCTAAAATCGGGCCTGCCTTACTTCCGATTGCTGCGCATTCAGCGTTTGCTGGGTCGCTTCACGGGCAAAGCTTAG
- a CDS encoding UDP-glucose dehydrogenase family protein has translation MKIAIVGTGYVGLVTGTCFAEVGIDVTCIDIDQKKIDNLHQGILPIYEPGLEEMVTRNVEKGRLHFSTNLGEAIKDCDVAFIAVGTPPGEDGSADLKYVLAVARGIGENMNSYGVIVTKSTVPVGTAAKVRAEIEQALAKRGADIEFDVASNPEFLKEGAAIDDFLKPDRIVVGVSSERAEDVMRRLYKPFLLNGHPIIFMDIPSAEMTKYAANSMLATKISFMNDVANLCEIMGADVNKVRQGIGSDARIGTKFIYPGIGYGGSCFPKDVKALIKTAAENGYQMQVLQAVESVNDNQKSVLFNKVSRHFGGDLRGLKIAVWGLSFKPKTDDMREAPSLVIIEKLLAAGCTVTAYDPVAMKEAEHSLGDRITYAKDEFAALIDADALLVVTEWPDFRSPNFEVVARLMKQKVIFDGRNIYEASELKSLGFAYHCIGVKTDHQEPVKA, from the coding sequence ATGAAAATCGCAATTGTAGGCACTGGCTACGTGGGCTTGGTGACGGGTACGTGCTTTGCTGAGGTCGGCATTGACGTGACGTGCATCGACATCGACCAGAAGAAAATCGACAACCTGCACCAGGGCATCTTGCCGATTTATGAGCCGGGCCTCGAAGAAATGGTGACGCGAAACGTAGAGAAGGGCCGCTTGCACTTCTCCACCAACCTTGGCGAAGCCATCAAGGATTGCGACGTGGCCTTCATCGCCGTGGGCACGCCCCCCGGCGAAGACGGCTCGGCCGACCTGAAATATGTGCTGGCCGTGGCCCGCGGCATTGGCGAAAACATGAACAGCTACGGCGTCATCGTGACCAAGAGCACGGTGCCCGTGGGCACGGCCGCCAAGGTGCGCGCCGAAATTGAGCAGGCCCTGGCCAAGCGCGGCGCCGACATCGAGTTCGACGTGGCGTCCAACCCCGAGTTCCTGAAAGAGGGCGCCGCCATCGACGACTTCCTCAAGCCCGACCGCATTGTGGTGGGCGTGTCGTCGGAGCGCGCCGAGGACGTGATGCGCCGCCTCTACAAGCCCTTCCTGCTCAACGGCCACCCCATCATCTTCATGGACATTCCGTCGGCCGAGATGACGAAATACGCGGCCAACTCCATGCTGGCCACCAAAATCAGCTTCATGAACGACGTGGCCAACCTGTGCGAAATCATGGGCGCCGACGTGAACAAGGTGCGCCAGGGCATCGGCTCCGACGCCCGCATCGGCACCAAGTTCATCTACCCCGGCATTGGCTACGGCGGCTCCTGCTTCCCCAAAGACGTGAAGGCCCTCATCAAAACCGCCGCCGAAAACGGCTACCAGATGCAGGTGCTCCAAGCCGTGGAAAGCGTGAACGACAACCAGAAGTCGGTGCTGTTCAACAAAGTAAGCCGCCACTTCGGCGGCGACCTGCGCGGCCTGAAAATTGCCGTGTGGGGCCTCTCGTTCAAGCCCAAAACCGACGATATGCGCGAGGCGCCGTCGCTGGTCATCATCGAGAAGCTGCTGGCCGCTGGCTGCACCGTGACGGCCTACGACCCCGTGGCCATGAAGGAGGCTGAACACTCGCTGGGCGACCGCATCACCTACGCCAAAGACGAATTCGCCGCGTTGATTGACGCGGATGCGCTGCTGGTGGTGACGGAATGGCCCGATTTCCGCTCGCCCAATTTTGAAGTGGTGGCCCGCCTCATGAAGCAGAAAGTCATCTTCGATGGCCGCAACATCTATGAAGCCAGCGAACTGAAATCTCTGGGCTTTGCCTACCACTGCATCGGCGTAAAAACCGACCACCAGGAGCCGGTAAAGGCCTAA
- a CDS encoding ArnT family glycosyltransferase, producing MRHWWHQVGRPQRLALLVGVVVTLVRLSLVGKGTMAFIDERRYITAMLGLRELCAGHGLAFLQAIHSMGARPGDGLWRVIPGLGQAALLLGLGLNPNAPPSLQAPQAFNVLIISANALLLYKIYRRFFGVGLALLGVALYSSLVNTNVYLRHLLPYDHALFFFLGALWLLLSAPKDRLLRRYALVGFLAGISYAVYPGYFMGPALLLVVGAARLLSPQAELRQPYRFWPVAGLLLGFLAVLAFLELSARAAGTSYFASSRYIAGTILQGSFAEGFSFIGQYYWAVEKWLGAGLLLLFGAGLLRCGRASFSSAGHISVVSIELQSLVIGAFAAWLGYACLVALGHQLVFYGRILHFFAPFVVLGALVALQAITTRPRLARWTVGLGLVVAVVSFADFVRAYRQVDYPCDVAYRHGILDVRQIAAIQTTGCEPSVLNYRLFGPAIRNRPTRPTPRYRLVNFAYLYPLTCYRPVPLPAGRVVATTPYFIKYAPYQFEGHSGAERALLRQYAFDFVIVGE from the coding sequence TTGCGCCATTGGTGGCACCAAGTGGGCCGGCCGCAACGGCTGGCCCTTTTGGTTGGCGTGGTGGTCACGCTGGTGCGGCTGAGCCTGGTGGGCAAGGGCACTATGGCCTTTATTGATGAGCGCCGCTACATCACGGCCATGCTGGGCCTGCGCGAACTGTGCGCCGGCCACGGGCTGGCGTTCCTGCAAGCCATCCATTCGATGGGCGCCCGCCCAGGCGACGGCCTCTGGCGCGTCATTCCCGGGCTGGGGCAAGCCGCGCTGCTGCTTGGCTTAGGCCTAAACCCCAATGCGCCGCCGTCGTTGCAAGCGCCACAGGCGTTCAACGTGCTAATCATCAGCGCCAACGCGCTGCTGCTGTACAAAATTTACCGGCGCTTTTTCGGAGTGGGGCTGGCCTTGCTGGGCGTAGCGCTCTATTCCAGCCTGGTCAACACCAACGTCTATCTGCGGCACTTGCTGCCCTACGACCACGCCCTGTTCTTCTTTCTGGGGGCACTGTGGCTGTTGCTGTCGGCTCCCAAGGACCGTCTGCTGCGTCGCTACGCGCTGGTAGGATTCTTGGCCGGCATCAGCTACGCCGTGTACCCGGGCTATTTTATGGGGCCGGCGCTGCTGTTGGTGGTGGGTGCCGCTCGCCTGCTTTCCCCCCAGGCCGAACTGCGGCAGCCTTACCGCTTCTGGCCGGTGGCCGGACTGCTACTTGGCTTTCTGGCCGTGCTGGCTTTTTTAGAACTGTCTGCCCGGGCCGCGGGCACTTCCTATTTTGCCAGCAGCCGCTACATCGCCGGCACTATTTTGCAAGGCAGCTTTGCCGAGGGCTTCAGCTTTATCGGGCAATATTATTGGGCGGTGGAAAAGTGGCTGGGCGCGGGGCTGTTGCTGCTATTCGGCGCCGGACTGCTAAGGTGCGGGCGGGCCAGCTTCTCTTCGGCTGGCCACATTTCGGTGGTTTCAATAGAGCTACAGAGCCTGGTGATAGGGGCATTTGCGGCGTGGCTGGGCTATGCCTGCTTGGTTGCGCTCGGTCACCAACTGGTTTTTTACGGGCGCATTCTCCACTTTTTCGCGCCGTTCGTGGTCCTGGGGGCATTGGTGGCGCTGCAAGCCATCACAACTCGGCCGCGGCTGGCCCGGTGGACGGTGGGGCTGGGCTTGGTTGTGGCTGTTGTCAGCTTTGCCGATTTCGTGCGGGCGTACCGCCAGGTCGACTACCCCTGCGATGTGGCCTACCGGCACGGAATTTTAGACGTCCGCCAAATTGCGGCCATTCAAACCACTGGTTGTGAGCCGAGCGTACTGAATTACCGGCTGTTCGGCCCGGCCATCCGTAACCGGCCCACCCGGCCCACGCCCCGGTACCGGCTGGTAAACTTTGCCTACCTCTACCCCCTGACCTGTTACCGGCCGGTGCCGTTGCCGGCCGGGCGGGTGGTAGCCACCACGCCCTATTTCATAAAGTACGCGCCCTATCAGTTTGAAGGACACAGCGGGGCAGAGCGAGCTTTGCTTCGGCAGTATGCCTTTGACTTTGTGATAGTTGGCGAGTAG
- a CDS encoding DegT/DnrJ/EryC1/StrS family aminotransferase → MIVPFLSFAPQHDPIRSEVLAAMADVYDKQWYVLGDQVKNFEAEYSAFNEVQHTIGVANGLDALHLALRALNVGPGDEVIVPSNTYIATWLAVSYVGATVVPVEPNLQTYNLDPARLEAAITPRTKGIMPVHLYGQACEMEPIMEVARKHGLWVVEDNAQAQGAAWAGGLTGTFGAANGTSFYPGKNLGALGDAGAVTTNDEALATKIRTLRNYGSQQKYYNEVIGQNSRLDELQASVLRVKLQHLADWTAQRQQVAAWYAQHLAELGDLVLPTVAAGATHVYHLYVVRTARREALQQHLTAQGVGTLIHYPVPPHRQQAYAHLHMPAGAFPIAEEIANTALSLPMWPGMQEDDVVRVAAAMRSFFE, encoded by the coding sequence ATGATTGTTCCTTTTCTTTCTTTCGCTCCGCAACACGACCCCATCCGTTCCGAGGTATTAGCCGCAATGGCCGATGTTTATGATAAGCAATGGTACGTGCTGGGCGACCAGGTGAAAAACTTCGAAGCGGAGTACAGTGCCTTCAACGAAGTGCAGCACACCATCGGTGTGGCCAACGGCCTCGATGCGCTGCACCTAGCTCTCAGGGCCCTGAATGTAGGTCCCGGCGACGAGGTGATTGTCCCGAGCAATACGTACATCGCTACCTGGCTGGCAGTCTCCTACGTGGGTGCCACCGTTGTGCCAGTTGAGCCCAACCTGCAGACGTATAATCTCGACCCCGCCCGTCTCGAAGCGGCCATCACCCCTCGCACTAAAGGTATTATGCCTGTGCACCTCTACGGCCAAGCCTGCGAGATGGAGCCCATTATGGAAGTGGCCCGCAAGCATGGCCTGTGGGTAGTGGAAGACAATGCCCAGGCCCAAGGCGCAGCTTGGGCGGGCGGCCTCACCGGCACTTTTGGCGCAGCCAACGGCACCAGCTTTTACCCCGGCAAAAACCTTGGAGCCTTAGGCGACGCCGGGGCCGTGACCACCAACGATGAAGCGCTGGCCACCAAAATTCGCACCCTGCGCAACTATGGTTCGCAACAGAAGTACTACAACGAAGTAATCGGCCAGAATTCCCGCCTCGACGAGTTGCAAGCCAGTGTGTTGCGGGTTAAACTCCAGCACTTGGCCGACTGGACAGCCCAGCGTCAGCAAGTGGCCGCCTGGTATGCCCAGCACCTCGCCGAGCTGGGCGACCTCGTACTTCCCACCGTCGCGGCTGGAGCCACTCACGTTTACCACCTCTACGTAGTACGCACCGCCCGGCGCGAGGCCCTGCAGCAGCACCTCACAGCCCAAGGCGTTGGCACACTCATTCACTACCCCGTGCCGCCGCACCGGCAGCAAGCCTACGCTCACCTGCACATGCCCGCTGGTGCTTTCCCCATTGCTGAGGAAATTGCTAACACCGCGCTGAGCCTGCCCATGTGGCCCGGTATGCAGGAAGATGACGTCGTCCGGGTAGCCGCGGCAATGCGTTCTTTTTTTGAATAA
- a CDS encoding sugar 3,4-ketoisomerase, which produces MEGPRFIDFPKIGSSALGYISVAQNSALPFEIKRVYWTYFTPDSMIRGHHAHHELQQLIFATSGIIEFTLEDLDGNQQTYLLDSPNKGLYIPRLYWRTIKFSHNAVLLCLASMEYEESDYIRSYYEFTKLRADSSDLS; this is translated from the coding sequence ATGGAAGGCCCTAGGTTTATTGACTTTCCCAAAATAGGCTCCTCTGCCTTAGGATATATTTCGGTGGCCCAGAATAGTGCGCTTCCTTTCGAAATTAAGCGGGTGTATTGGACCTACTTTACCCCCGATTCTATGATAAGGGGCCACCATGCGCATCACGAACTGCAGCAGTTGATATTTGCTACCAGCGGTATCATTGAGTTCACGTTAGAGGATTTGGATGGTAATCAGCAAACGTATCTATTGGATTCACCCAATAAAGGCCTATACATTCCACGTCTGTATTGGCGCACGATAAAATTTTCGCACAACGCAGTACTGTTATGTTTGGCGTCTATGGAATACGAGGAATCCGATTACATTCGTAGCTATTACGAATTTACAAAGTTGCGTGCCGACAGTTCCGATTTATCATGA
- a CDS encoding UDP-glucuronic acid decarboxylase family protein, producing MTNNTPDDKKRVLITGGAGFLGSHLCDRFLKEGYHVIAMDNLITGSLQNIEHLFGRPDFEFHQADVSKFVFVPGKLDYILHFASPASPIDYLKIPIQTLKVGSLGTHNLLGLARVKGARMLIASTSEVYGDPEIHPQVEEYFGNVNPVGPRGCYDEAKRFQEAITMAYHNHHGLETRIIRIFNTYGPRMRLDDGRVLPAFLSQALRGENLTVFGDGSQTRSFCYVDDLVEGIYRLLLSDYHLPVNIGNPSEITIKEFGEEIARLTGVEFKPTYQALPENDPMKRRPDITKAKEILGWEPKVDRAEGLRRTLEYFKEHVK from the coding sequence ATGACCAACAATACCCCCGACGATAAAAAGCGCGTCCTCATCACCGGCGGCGCCGGGTTTCTGGGCTCGCACCTCTGCGACCGGTTCCTGAAAGAAGGCTACCACGTCATTGCCATGGACAACCTGATTACGGGTTCGCTCCAGAACATTGAGCACCTGTTCGGCCGGCCCGATTTCGAGTTTCACCAAGCCGACGTGAGCAAGTTCGTGTTCGTGCCCGGCAAGCTCGATTACATCCTGCACTTCGCTTCGCCAGCCTCGCCGATTGACTACCTCAAGATTCCGATTCAAACCCTGAAAGTGGGCTCGCTCGGCACACACAACCTGCTGGGCCTGGCCCGCGTGAAAGGCGCCCGCATGTTGATTGCCAGCACGTCGGAAGTCTACGGCGACCCGGAAATTCACCCGCAGGTGGAGGAGTACTTTGGCAACGTGAACCCCGTGGGCCCGCGCGGCTGCTACGACGAGGCCAAGCGTTTCCAGGAAGCCATTACGATGGCCTACCACAACCACCATGGCCTCGAAACGCGCATCATCCGCATCTTCAATACCTACGGTCCCCGGATGCGCCTCGACGACGGCCGCGTGCTGCCAGCTTTCCTCTCGCAGGCCCTGCGCGGCGAGAACCTGACCGTATTCGGTGACGGCTCGCAAACCCGCTCGTTCTGCTACGTCGATGACTTGGTGGAAGGCATTTACCGCTTGCTGCTCAGCGACTACCACCTGCCCGTGAACATCGGCAACCCGTCGGAAATTACCATCAAGGAGTTCGGCGAAGAAATTGCCCGCCTCACCGGCGTTGAGTTCAAGCCGACATACCAGGCCTTGCCCGAAAATGACCCCATGAAGCGCCGGCCCGATATCACCAAGGCCAAGGAAATTCTGGGCTGGGAGCCCAAAGTGGACCGCGCCGAAGGCCTGCGCCGCACGCTGGAATACTTCAAAGAGCACGTGAAGTAG
- a CDS encoding DUF5672 family protein: MNQPVAIVVPAYKRFADLTESERISWRQFTDVYRAYPFVLVCPDSLDVNGYTNSALAHPVQLERFADSYFTGTASYNKLMLSLDFFQRFADYEYMLLCQLDVFVFRDDLPEWCAKGYSYVGPPWFAGFEPPLAEARLWAVGNGGYSLRKVADCLRVLHTRQAIFSWSTLLRECFSPGLKKGLLQLPAFLRRGLLANQTHHTRNDYPAQEDVFWSIICADRFAWYTVPTPTEALMFGFDYHPTLMLELNGGRLPMGFHAWDRHRNEFWTKLFAERGYNLR; the protein is encoded by the coding sequence ATGAACCAGCCCGTTGCCATCGTTGTGCCCGCCTACAAACGATTCGCGGACCTCACCGAGAGCGAGCGGATTTCCTGGCGACAGTTCACGGACGTGTACCGTGCATATCCTTTCGTGCTGGTTTGTCCAGACTCGCTGGATGTGAATGGGTACACAAATTCTGCCTTGGCGCACCCGGTGCAACTCGAGCGGTTTGCCGACAGCTACTTCACCGGTACGGCTTCTTACAACAAACTGATGCTGTCGCTGGATTTTTTTCAGCGTTTCGCCGACTACGAGTACATGCTGCTGTGCCAGCTCGATGTATTCGTGTTTCGCGACGACCTGCCCGAATGGTGCGCCAAGGGATATTCCTATGTGGGACCGCCTTGGTTTGCGGGCTTTGAGCCACCGCTGGCCGAGGCCCGGCTATGGGCAGTGGGCAATGGCGGCTATTCGTTGCGCAAAGTGGCCGACTGCTTGCGGGTGCTACACACCCGGCAGGCTATTTTTTCGTGGTCCACGCTGCTGCGCGAATGTTTCTCGCCAGGACTGAAGAAGGGGCTGCTACAGTTGCCTGCCTTCCTGCGGCGCGGGCTGCTAGCTAACCAAACCCATCACACCCGCAATGACTACCCTGCTCAAGAAGATGTATTTTGGAGCATCATCTGTGCCGACCGGTTTGCTTGGTATACCGTGCCCACGCCAACCGAAGCCTTGATGTTTGGCTTCGACTACCATCCTACATTGATGCTGGAGTTAAACGGCGGACGCCTGCCCATGGGGTTCCATGCCTGGGACCGGCACCGCAATGAATTTTGGACAAAGCTGTTTGCTGAGCGAGGATATAACCTGAGGTAA
- a CDS encoding glycosyltransferase family 2 protein gives MPKLSVIVPCYFNEENIPVTVSGLISNEANFPAEVSFEYVFVDDGSGDATVAALRREQARYPDRVRVVELVANVGSYNAIVAGMEHATGDCMSIITADLQDPPELMMQMYDYWTKGFKLIIGNRQDREEAGLNQTFAKIFHWLMKHLALRNIPDGGFDFVFFDRQVCDEVVRMQERNSNLFYLMVWLGYAYVNIPYVRRKREIGKSRWTLQKKIKLLLDSLLSFSYFPIRAISVLGLGLGGVAFLYGIYIIGLRLLGGSGPTGWTALMVVILFVAAFQMVALGVIGEYVWRGLDAARRRPLYVVKQYDGAIK, from the coding sequence ATGCCGAAGCTTTCCGTCATTGTTCCCTGCTATTTCAACGAGGAAAATATTCCGGTCACCGTATCCGGCCTAATCAGCAACGAAGCTAATTTCCCCGCCGAAGTATCTTTCGAATATGTCTTTGTCGACGATGGCTCGGGCGATGCGACTGTGGCGGCCCTGCGGCGCGAGCAAGCCCGCTACCCCGACCGGGTGCGGGTGGTGGAACTAGTGGCCAATGTGGGTTCCTATAATGCCATCGTGGCTGGGATGGAGCACGCTACCGGCGACTGCATGTCTATCATTACAGCCGACCTGCAGGACCCGCCTGAGCTGATGATGCAGATGTATGATTATTGGACCAAAGGCTTCAAACTAATTATCGGCAACCGGCAAGACCGTGAAGAGGCCGGTTTGAACCAGACCTTTGCTAAAATATTTCATTGGTTAATGAAGCATCTGGCGTTGCGCAATATTCCCGACGGCGGCTTCGATTTTGTCTTTTTCGACCGGCAGGTGTGCGACGAAGTAGTGCGGATGCAGGAGCGCAACAGCAATCTGTTTTACCTCATGGTATGGCTAGGGTATGCCTACGTGAACATCCCATATGTGCGTCGCAAACGCGAAATAGGAAAATCGCGATGGACCCTGCAAAAGAAAATCAAGCTATTGCTTGATTCGCTGTTGTCTTTCTCTTATTTCCCCATCAGGGCCATTTCGGTACTTGGACTGGGCCTGGGGGGCGTGGCGTTCCTCTACGGTATTTATATAATCGGGCTGAGACTTTTGGGCGGTAGCGGTCCAACTGGCTGGACCGCACTGATGGTTGTTATTCTATTTGTCGCGGCCTTTCAGATGGTTGCGCTGGGAGTAATTGGGGAGTATGTATGGCGGGGGTTAGACGCTGCCCGCCGTCGACCTCTGTATGTGGTGAAGCAGTATGACGGAGCAATAAAGTAG
- a CDS encoding sugar 3,4-ketoisomerase, whose amino-acid sequence MTEPYLIQFPKLGAPEIGYISVTEQQKLVPFEVQRIFWTYYTPESIVRGRHAHHSTQQVLIAVAGRIIVTTELADGRLESFRLEDPNMGLYVPPNAWHTMQYSHSAVQLVFASAPYHEADYIRSYEDFKRIWQSN is encoded by the coding sequence ATGACCGAGCCCTACCTAATTCAGTTTCCAAAGCTAGGAGCTCCGGAAATTGGCTATATTTCTGTGACGGAACAGCAAAAGCTGGTGCCATTCGAAGTACAGCGTATTTTCTGGACATACTATACCCCTGAAAGTATCGTGCGCGGCCGACACGCGCACCACTCTACCCAACAGGTGCTGATTGCTGTGGCGGGCCGCATCATCGTGACCACCGAGCTGGCTGATGGCCGCCTCGAATCTTTCCGACTTGAAGACCCTAATATGGGGCTGTACGTGCCGCCGAATGCTTGGCATACCATGCAATATTCGCACTCGGCTGTGCAGTTGGTATTTGCTTCGGCGCCCTACCATGAAGCCGACTACATCCGGTCGTACGAAGACTTTAAGCGCATATGGCAGAGCAACTAG
- a CDS encoding GNAT family protein yields the protein MLAWHSPVSFLRNIPVAVQQVRYGTGTAARFGAHAGEQVLPMAAPATGQWLLRHLPWDTQFFGTDTYRLFTGLFDRESAANLAAAAVGLRVELARRGPYYAFGMVPAEDTALLQALTAGGWQLVETRLNFYRPTADPLPVPPQAVRFARPEEAEAIGRVSASARNDYDRFHADPWFGDARADAMLARYAEAAVRGNYADAVLVPAEAGLPVDSFLAIGDAPAEEGVPGSATSRVLLTAVGPQNRGWHLKLVAEAIRRAAQTDASYVLMTTQATNRAVFRTCEKLGFCLGSTTHVVACHGR from the coding sequence ATGCTAGCATGGCATTCGCCGGTCAGCTTCCTCCGAAATATTCCGGTGGCGGTGCAGCAGGTACGCTACGGCACCGGCACGGCCGCGCGTTTCGGTGCCCATGCGGGCGAGCAGGTGCTGCCCATGGCCGCGCCGGCCACGGGGCAGTGGCTGCTACGGCATTTGCCGTGGGATACCCAGTTTTTCGGCACCGATACCTACCGGTTGTTTACAGGGTTGTTTGACCGTGAATCCGCAGCCAACTTGGCTGCGGCGGCAGTTGGCCTTCGGGTCGAACTCGCACGCCGTGGACCGTATTACGCCTTTGGAATGGTGCCGGCCGAAGACACGGCCCTGCTCCAGGCCCTGACGGCGGGCGGATGGCAACTGGTAGAAACGCGACTGAATTTCTACCGGCCTACGGCCGACCCGTTGCCGGTGCCTCCGCAGGCCGTGCGCTTCGCCCGACCCGAAGAAGCCGAGGCTATCGGCCGGGTATCGGCATCGGCGCGCAATGATTACGACCGGTTTCATGCTGACCCATGGTTCGGTGATGCCCGCGCGGATGCCATGCTGGCCCGCTACGCTGAAGCCGCTGTGAGGGGAAACTACGCCGATGCCGTGCTGGTGCCGGCCGAAGCTGGACTTCCCGTCGATTCATTTTTAGCCATTGGTGATGCACCGGCCGAGGAAGGTGTGCCGGGCAGCGCTACATCGCGCGTATTGCTTACCGCTGTGGGACCGCAGAACCGAGGCTGGCACCTGAAGCTGGTGGCCGAAGCCATCCGGCGCGCCGCCCAGACCGATGCTTCCTACGTGCTGATGACGACGCAAGCGACCAACCGTGCAGTGTTTCGGACCTGTGAAAAGCTGGGCTTCTGCCTAGGCAGCACCACGCACGTTGTGGCCTGCCACGGCCGCTAA
- a CDS encoding formyltransferase family protein yields MKPIICIAGKNDIAANVLTFVAKHYDVAQVFAVANRDDTGHSTWQQSLTATAQRLGVELIILEQAYAIPQLHFFSVEFDRIVLPQRFSSGAQLYNIHFSLLPRYKGVYTAIWPILNGETETGVTLHRMEAGIDTGPIIHQRKITLGPNDTARDVYHSCLALGHEVLCEFIPQLVAKPLAGTLQPAMGSTYYGPKSIDFANLPIDLRQTAFQVHNAVRAFTFQEYQLPSVLGRRVRASHITTTASTAKPGTILAEDAEFFSISTIDFDLQLVKDYSIELLQAIDAGDEKQVEAVLPYVPDLEVRTRQGWTPLMKAAYANHLPIAKALLAAGADVNATTKKGTSVLMYAKTAAAQSGNLALVEYLLLTGADVNAKDITGKSVLDYAELEGNPAVVALLASRITS; encoded by the coding sequence ATGAAGCCGATAATCTGTATTGCCGGTAAAAACGATATCGCGGCTAACGTACTCACTTTTGTAGCAAAGCACTATGACGTGGCGCAGGTATTTGCGGTCGCCAACCGAGATGATACCGGGCATTCTACTTGGCAACAATCACTCACTGCTACTGCGCAACGGCTAGGCGTTGAACTCATTATCTTAGAGCAGGCATACGCCATACCTCAACTACATTTTTTTTCGGTAGAATTCGACCGGATTGTATTACCTCAAAGGTTCAGTAGCGGTGCGCAGCTCTACAATATTCACTTCTCATTACTACCACGTTACAAAGGCGTGTATACGGCCATCTGGCCAATTTTAAACGGTGAAACAGAAACCGGTGTGACACTACACCGCATGGAAGCCGGAATCGATACCGGGCCCATTATTCATCAGCGCAAAATAACGCTCGGTCCTAACGATACTGCGCGTGATGTATATCATAGCTGTCTTGCGCTTGGCCACGAGGTCCTATGCGAGTTTATTCCGCAGTTGGTGGCTAAACCGCTCGCCGGTACGTTGCAGCCTGCAATGGGCTCTACCTATTATGGACCTAAGTCAATAGATTTCGCTAATCTGCCAATTGACTTGCGCCAAACGGCTTTTCAGGTTCATAACGCAGTGCGCGCCTTTACATTTCAGGAATACCAATTGCCCAGCGTGCTGGGGAGGCGGGTTCGGGCATCGCATATTACAACCACCGCCAGTACGGCCAAGCCTGGTACGATATTGGCAGAAGATGCCGAATTCTTTAGCATTAGCACGATAGACTTTGACCTTCAGCTGGTGAAGGATTATTCGATAGAGCTTTTGCAGGCGATTGACGCTGGAGATGAAAAGCAGGTAGAAGCCGTGTTGCCCTATGTACCTGATTTGGAAGTGCGCACCCGGCAAGGATGGACGCCTTTGATGAAAGCGGCTTACGCCAATCATTTGCCAATAGCCAAAGCATTGCTCGCTGCTGGTGCCGACGTGAACGCCACGACAAAAAAGGGAACAAGCGTGCTCATGTACGCCAAAACGGCCGCTGCCCAATCAGGCAATTTAGCGTTAGTAGAGTACCTGCTGCTAACCGGTGCTGATGTCAATGCAAAAGACATAACTGGTAAGTCGGTGCTGGATTATGCTGAATTGGAAGGTAATCCAGCGGTTGTGGCGCTGTTGGCTAGCAGAATAACCTCTTAG